A section of the Methanococcus vannielii SB genome encodes:
- a CDS encoding double-cubane-cluster-containing anaerobic reductase translates to MDELKSIKKIDDFYFTRKKELIFEKKGGKKIFGKFCVFVPTEIIEASGGISVGLCGGKESTIATAEEDLPRNICPLIKSSYGFIKEKNCPYFELADVIVGETTCDGKKKMFEHLMELSNLYIIHLPHFKDERSYELWLKEVHDFKEYVEKITGNKITDEKLKEVIDRENEERKLYYRVYELRKNIPTPINGMDSLKLFQKLSLLKIQDRIKLLKELILELEKRVENNYGYYGKRIMISGCPMVFGNTKIVDLIEEVGGIVVGEETCTGTRKFENLVNGYSIEDLAKRYFKISCASGFNNKIRMERIKELVNEQNADGVIYYTLQYCHTFNIEGVLIEKELKKEGIPIIRIETDYSENDIEQLRTRLEAFLEMI, encoded by the coding sequence ATGGATGAATTAAAAAGCATTAAAAAAATTGATGACTTTTATTTTACAAGAAAAAAAGAGCTAATTTTTGAAAAGAAAGGCGGAAAAAAAATTTTTGGTAAATTTTGTGTTTTTGTTCCAACCGAAATTATTGAAGCGTCGGGAGGAATTTCAGTTGGACTTTGTGGTGGAAAAGAGTCTACGATAGCTACTGCAGAAGAAGACTTACCAAGAAACATCTGTCCACTAATCAAGTCTTCTTACGGGTTTATAAAAGAAAAAAATTGCCCTTACTTTGAATTAGCAGACGTTATTGTCGGCGAAACCACGTGTGATGGGAAGAAAAAAATGTTTGAGCACTTAATGGAACTTTCAAATTTGTATATTATACACCTTCCCCATTTTAAAGATGAACGATCATACGAACTATGGTTAAAAGAAGTACATGATTTTAAAGAATATGTTGAAAAAATAACTGGAAATAAGATTACAGATGAAAAATTAAAAGAAGTAATTGACAGGGAAAACGAAGAAAGAAAATTATATTACCGAGTTTATGAATTAAGGAAAAATATACCTACACCAATAAATGGAATGGATTCATTAAAATTATTCCAAAAGTTATCCCTACTTAAAATACAAGATCGAATTAAACTATTAAAAGAACTAATATTGGAACTCGAAAAAAGAGTTGAGAATAATTACGGATATTACGGGAAAAGAATTATGATTTCAGGGTGCCCGATGGTTTTTGGAAATACTAAAATCGTTGATTTAATTGAAGAAGTTGGCGGAATTGTTGTTGGCGAAGAAACATGTACTGGAACAAGAAAATTTGAAAATTTGGTTAATGGGTACAGTATTGAAGACCTTGCAAAAAGGTATTTTAAAATATCTTGTGCTTCAGGATTTAACAATAAAATCAGGATGGAAAGAATTAAAGAACTTGTAAATGAACAAAATGCTGACGGCGTTATATACTATACACTACAATACTGCCATACATTTAATATCGAAGGCGTTTTAATTGAAAAAGAACTAAAAAAAGAAGGCATTCCAATTATTAGGATAGAAACCGATTATTCTGAGAATGACATTGAACAGTTACGAACTAGGCTTGAGGCCTTTTTAGAAATGATTTAA
- a CDS encoding TetR/AcrR family transcriptional regulator, whose protein sequence is MVTREMILEKSREIFFKKGYFETSLLEIANECKISKGGLYHHFERKEDLFIETMILVLRENERIVMSCIEKDGPFKEAIKEFAEKMLFLRNRYFEEGVEKHSNSLYLGPLSNAIKSFPQIGEENRKLYGNIFEKVVIRIKKAQKLGEIRKEINPEILAIQFCAIFEGLPIASYYAGKDFDEVSKSLFKSLWDLIKI, encoded by the coding sequence ATGGTAACTCGTGAAATGATTTTAGAAAAATCAAGGGAGATTTTTTTTAAAAAGGGGTATTTTGAAACGTCTCTTTTAGAAATTGCAAATGAATGCAAAATTTCAAAGGGCGGGCTTTACCATCATTTTGAACGAAAAGAGGATTTGTTTATAGAAACAATGATTTTAGTCCTGCGTGAAAATGAAAGAATTGTAATGTCTTGCATTGAAAAAGATGGGCCGTTTAAAGAGGCAATAAAAGAATTTGCAGAAAAAATGTTATTTCTTCGAAATAGATATTTTGAAGAAGGTGTTGAAAAACATTCTAATTCATTATATTTGGGCCCCCTTTCAAATGCCATAAAAAGTTTCCCACAAATTGGGGAAGAAAACAGAAAATTGTATGGGAATATCTTTGAAAAAGTAGTAATCCGGATTAAAAAAGCACAAAAATTAGGGGAAATTCGAAAAGAAATAAATCCCGAAATTCTAGCAATTCAATTTTGTGCAATATTTGAGGGCCTTCCAATAGCTTCATATTATGCAGGTAAAGATTTTGATGAAGTATCTAAGTCACTTTTTAAGTCGTTATGGGATCTTATAAAAATTTAA
- the msrB gene encoding peptide-methionine (R)-S-oxide reductase MsrB, which produces MKKVNKSEKEWEEILTPEQFLVTRKKGTEPPFSGKYYNNKEKGTYLCSNCKSELFSPNTKYDSSSGWPSFYAPILKESIICIQDNSCNIKRTEVVCAVCNAHLGHVFDDGPKPTGKRYCINSISLEFLKL; this is translated from the coding sequence ATGAAAAAGGTTAATAAATCTGAAAAAGAATGGGAAGAGATTTTAACGCCTGAACAATTTTTAGTTACTCGAAAAAAAGGAACTGAACCTCCATTTTCTGGAAAATACTATAATAATAAAGAAAAAGGAACATATTTATGTTCAAACTGTAAATCTGAATTATTTAGCCCTAACACAAAATATGATAGTAGTTCAGGTTGGCCAAGCTTTTATGCACCAATATTAAAAGAAAGTATAATATGCATTCAAGATAATTCATGCAATATTAAAAGAACTGAAGTAGTATGTGCAGTATGCAACGCACATTTAGGACATGTTTTTGACGATGGGCCAAAACCCACTGGAAAAAGATACTGTATTAATTCCATTTCACTTGAATTTTTAAAACTATAG
- a CDS encoding ABC transporter permease, with translation MKNNDFLKFFSFSSLLIFSLLIISIIMAIISNITAETLFSAILSKEIHFAIKLSVLTASIATIFGGILGIPTAYALARYEFKGKFLIDSLVELPIILPPLITGFALLVFFGSTEFGRFISENIIDVLFTPKGIVVAQFFVATPFIVRTSKSVFESIDEKYELIAQSLGSKRHESFINVILPMAKNGIFTGLILAWARSIGEFGATVMLAGATKMKTETLPIAVFLNISLGNFEKALAVSFIFLVVAITILSILKMIFNNGEKNDRF, from the coding sequence ATGAAAAACAATGATTTTTTAAAGTTTTTTTCATTTTCCTCACTTCTTATTTTCAGTTTATTGATAATTTCAATTATAATGGCAATTATTTCAAATATAACTGCTGAAACACTTTTTTCAGCAATATTATCCAAAGAAATACACTTTGCAATAAAATTAAGTGTATTAACTGCAAGTATTGCAACAATTTTTGGCGGTATTTTGGGCATCCCTACAGCATATGCACTTGCAAGATATGAATTTAAGGGGAAATTCCTAATAGATAGCCTTGTAGAACTTCCAATAATTCTTCCACCGTTAATTACCGGTTTTGCACTTTTGGTATTTTTTGGAAGTACTGAATTTGGAAGATTTATTTCTGAAAATATCATTGATGTTTTATTTACACCAAAGGGAATCGTTGTTGCACAATTTTTTGTTGCAACGCCATTTATAGTTAGGACTTCAAAGTCGGTTTTTGAAAGCATTGATGAAAAATATGAACTAATTGCACAAAGCCTTGGGTCAAAACGTCATGAAAGTTTTATAAATGTAATACTTCCAATGGCAAAAAATGGAATATTTACGGGCCTAATTTTGGCTTGGGCAAGGAGTATCGGAGAATTTGGTGCAACAGTAATGCTTGCAGGGGCTACAAAAATGAAAACAGAAACTCTTCCAATAGCGGTTTTTCTAAACATTTCTCTTGGAAACTTTGAAAAGGCACTTGCTGTTTCATTTATATTTTTAGTTGTTGCAATAACAATATTAAGTATTCTAAAGATGATTTTTAATAATGGTGAAAAAAATGATAGATTTTAA
- a CDS encoding COG3904 family protein, whose protein sequence is MTIKKLTGFFVILLVFTGFTVYYSEKISGHVQKSNPATFEVRGSEAIMVGVINEDIVEKVSTLIHDYPKVNKIVLLNVPGSKNSWKTIEAGKIVRKNGLNTHVPKNGYIASGGTVFFCAGINRTVESGAIVGVHSWSNNIIDDASILPKNHPYHKVYLDYFEEMGISDEFYWFMIESAPSFRMHYMTEYELKKYGLITN, encoded by the coding sequence ATGACTATCAAAAAACTAACAGGTTTTTTTGTTATACTTTTAGTATTTACTGGATTTACCGTTTATTATTCTGAAAAAATTTCTGGGCACGTTCAAAAATCAAATCCTGCAACTTTTGAAGTTCGAGGAAGTGAGGCTATAATGGTTGGAGTTATAAATGAAGATATAGTGGAAAAAGTAAGTACTCTAATACATGACTATCCAAAAGTAAATAAAATCGTTCTTTTAAATGTTCCGGGATCTAAAAATAGCTGGAAAACAATTGAAGCCGGAAAAATTGTCCGTAAAAATGGATTAAATACTCATGTTCCCAAAAATGGCTACATTGCATCTGGAGGAACGGTATTTTTCTGTGCAGGGATAAATCGGACGGTTGAATCCGGTGCAATAGTTGGGGTTCATTCTTGGAGCAATAATATAATTGACGATGCATCAATACTCCCAAAAAACCACCCTTATCACAAGGTATATTTAGACTACTTTGAAGAAATGGGCATATCTGATGAATTTTACTGGTTTATGATAGAATCTGCCCCGTCATTTAGAATGCATTATATGACAGAATATGAACTAAAAAAATATGGGTTAATTACTAATTAA
- a CDS encoding ribonuclease H1 domain-containing protein has product MAKIYAVRNGRKTGIFDTFEECEKQVKGFSGAEFKSFNLKSDAEKYLDINNLSSSTKLENLNQNRILYTNEDLDTMHAFVDGSFNLKTGFYGAGVYIIHNDLKTEIKQKGNNPAFSKMRNVAGEILAAELAIKHASSKNVKNLIIYYDYFGIEKWCTGEWKTKMLGTAKYREIYLEHSVKINIKFIKIKAHSKEKNNEIADRLAKESLI; this is encoded by the coding sequence ATGGCAAAAATTTATGCAGTAAGGAACGGTAGAAAAACTGGAATTTTTGATACATTTGAAGAATGTGAAAAACAGGTGAAAGGTTTTTCAGGTGCAGAATTTAAGAGTTTTAATTTAAAATCTGATGCAGAGAAGTATTTGGATATAAATAATCTTTCAAGTTCAACTAAACTAGAAAATCTTAATCAAAACAGGATTTTGTATACAAATGAGGATTTAGACACCATGCACGCCTTTGTTGACGGGAGTTTTAATTTAAAGACTGGATTTTATGGCGCAGGCGTTTATATAATACATAATGATTTAAAAACTGAAATTAAACAAAAAGGGAATAATCCTGCTTTTTCAAAAATGAGAAATGTAGCAGGCGAAATTTTGGCAGCCGAGTTAGCAATTAAACATGCTTCATCTAAAAATGTGAAAAATTTGATAATATATTATGACTATTTTGGGATTGAAAAATGGTGCACTGGAGAATGGAAGACAAAAATGTTAGGTACTGCCAAATACCGTGAAATTTACTTAGAACATAGTGTAAAAATAAACATTAAATTTATAAAAATAAAAGCACATTCTAAAGAAAAGAATAATGAAATAGCCGATAGACTTGCAAAAGAATCGCTAATTTAA
- a CDS encoding Bax inhibitor-1/YccA family protein yields MRTSNPALSESVFREFNNYGNESMTINGTVNKTLISLAIVSISAFFAWDMIFLSAYSGLIMILAPIMGFVIAIITIFKKEWSGITVPIYSIFQGIFLGLISGFFELSYPGIVFQAVLATFGVLFSLLFAYKLRIVRATENFKLGIVAATGGIALTYIISMILGFFGISIPLIFGSGPVGILFSLFVVIIAALNLVLDFDFIERGERYGAPKYMEWYGAFGLMVTLIWLYLEILRLLSKLRSRD; encoded by the coding sequence GTGAGAACAAGTAATCCAGCACTATCTGAAAGTGTTTTTAGAGAATTTAATAACTATGGGAATGAATCAATGACTATTAATGGGACCGTTAATAAAACATTGATTTCGCTAGCAATAGTTTCAATTTCTGCATTTTTTGCATGGGATATGATATTTTTAAGTGCATATTCTGGACTTATCATGATACTGGCCCCAATAATGGGATTTGTTATTGCAATTATAACCATATTTAAAAAAGAATGGTCAGGTATAACAGTTCCTATTTATTCTATTTTTCAGGGGATTTTTTTAGGGCTAATATCTGGATTTTTTGAGTTATCTTACCCAGGAATTGTATTTCAAGCAGTTTTAGCGACTTTTGGAGTATTGTTTAGCCTACTCTTTGCATATAAATTAAGAATAGTTCGTGCAACTGAAAATTTTAAGCTCGGTATTGTTGCTGCAACAGGCGGAATTGCACTAACTTATATAATATCCATGATTTTAGGATTTTTTGGAATTTCCATACCGTTAATCTTTGGTAGCGGGCCAGTTGGAATACTATTCAGCCTTTTTGTTGTAATAATCGCTGCTTTAAATCTTGTTTTAGACTTCGATTTTATAGAGCGGGGCGAAAGATACGGCGCACCAAAATACATGGAATGGTACGGGGCATTTGGCCTTATGGTAACTTTAATATGGCTTTACTTGGAAATATTAAGGCTCCTATCTAAATTAAGAAGTAGGGATTAA
- a CDS encoding LysE family translocator: MIEYSNLFYFISTSIVLTLLPGPDILFVTVQSISNGKKAGILTAFGLCTGLIMHTIAASVGISAIIYNSALGFSLVKYVGAAYLIYLSINALFEKNGSNFEKTVVKEPVNLYRKGIFMNLLNPKVSLFFLAFLPQFVNSDYGNIPIQMIILGIIFTIQAILIFSAVSILSNAVSLKVFENKKFQKYVCPLKASVFGILGIKLAFFER; this comes from the coding sequence TTGATAGAATATTCAAACTTATTTTATTTTATAAGTACATCAATTGTGTTGACCCTTTTACCCGGCCCTGACATTTTGTTTGTAACCGTTCAAAGCATTTCAAATGGAAAAAAAGCAGGTATTTTAACTGCATTTGGACTATGTACGGGATTAATTATGCATACTATTGCTGCATCAGTTGGAATTTCAGCAATAATATATAATTCTGCACTTGGATTTAGTTTAGTTAAGTACGTTGGAGCAGCATACTTAATTTACCTTTCAATTAATGCACTTTTTGAAAAAAATGGTTCTAATTTTGAAAAAACAGTAGTTAAAGAGCCAGTAAATTTATATAGAAAAGGAATTTTCATGAATTTATTAAACCCAAAAGTTTCACTTTTCTTTTTAGCATTCCTCCCGCAGTTTGTAAATTCTGATTATGGCAATATACCCATTCAAATGATAATATTGGGAATTATTTTTACGATTCAAGCAATTTTAATTTTTTCAGCCGTTTCAATTCTTTCAAATGCTGTTAGTTTAAAAGTATTTGAAAATAAAAAATTCCAAAAATATGTCTGCCCATTAAAAGCAAGCGTTTTTGGAATATTGGGAATTAAATTAGCATTTTTTGAACGGTAA
- a CDS encoding Rossmann-like domain-containing protein gives MIDFKLELEKIAKENNFLNETVEIKPINIDLKSKTINDYPLMNGKEFLLRAFFKNSVGDAFTDNLAEFKGKISDVISSKNNPMIIATLNAVMRHLKIIEKTEHCNKDEPELCAKELETYLLNSVGKDVKIGIIGYHPAIIKQMVLTFGKENVIATDMDLENIGRIKQGIFIMHGEMNEYLVENSDIILSTGSTVANETLFEILNFSKKYGKKIIFYGTTIACAAEILGLERFCALGK, from the coding sequence ATGATAGATTTTAAATTAGAATTGGAAAAAATTGCAAAAGAAAATAACTTTTTAAACGAAACTGTCGAAATAAAACCTATTAATATAGATTTAAAATCAAAAACAATTAATGATTATCCACTAATGAATGGGAAAGAATTTTTATTACGTGCTTTCTTTAAAAATTCGGTCGGAGATGCATTTACAGATAATTTGGCCGAATTTAAAGGTAAAATTTCAGATGTAATCTCATCAAAAAACAATCCTATGATAATAGCAACGCTAAATGCGGTGATGAGGCATTTAAAAATTATAGAAAAAACTGAACATTGTAACAAAGATGAACCAGAGCTCTGTGCAAAGGAACTTGAAACTTATCTTTTAAACTCAGTTGGTAAAGACGTTAAAATTGGCATTATTGGGTATCACCCTGCAATAATAAAACAGATGGTTTTAACTTTTGGAAAAGAGAATGTAATTGCAACAGATATGGATCTTGAAAACATTGGTAGAATTAAACAGGGTATTTTTATAATGCATGGCGAAATGAACGAATATCTGGTAGAAAATTCTGACATTATACTGTCTACTGGAAGTACCGTAGCTAACGAGACGCTTTTTGAAATTTTAAATTTTTCAAAAAAATACGGTAAAAAAATAATTTTTTATGGAACCACTATTGCATGTGCTGCAGAAATACTGGGTTTAGAAAGATTTTGTGCACTTGGTAAATAA
- the modA gene encoding molybdate ABC transporter substrate-binding protein, whose amino-acid sequence MKKQLFGILSLIFLCAIFSGCIGNLSNDKVIHAYVGAGMQGPMDEIGVEFEKKYGIKVEYDYSGSGALLSKIIMSNKGDIFMPGDYSTIYRLQEKEMIKEYSNVTKHIPVIIVQKGNPKNIQGIRDLEKEGLKIAVGEESIAIGAVFPKILEKADKNGNISKNVKSNVVVKGITVKQVLFYVSEKTVDCAIIWRADALTLPESVDIVPIESEYNIIKTVPISILGTTKDYDSSKLFYDYVNNEGKAIFKKHGFMVIE is encoded by the coding sequence ATGAAAAAACAACTATTTGGAATATTGTCGTTAATATTCCTGTGCGCCATATTTTCAGGCTGTATTGGTAATTTAAGTAATGATAAAGTAATTCATGCATATGTTGGAGCAGGAATGCAAGGGCCAATGGATGAAATAGGCGTAGAATTTGAAAAAAAATACGGAATCAAAGTAGAATACGATTATTCAGGAAGTGGAGCACTTTTATCAAAAATTATCATGTCAAATAAAGGCGACATATTCATGCCTGGAGACTATTCTACAATTTACCGGCTTCAAGAAAAAGAAATGATTAAAGAATATTCAAACGTTACAAAGCATATTCCAGTTATTATTGTCCAAAAAGGGAATCCAAAAAATATTCAGGGAATAAGAGATTTAGAAAAAGAAGGTTTAAAAATTGCAGTTGGCGAAGAAAGTATTGCTATTGGTGCAGTGTTTCCAAAAATACTTGAAAAAGCAGATAAAAATGGGAATATATCTAAAAATGTAAAAAGTAACGTTGTTGTAAAAGGCATAACTGTAAAACAGGTTTTATTCTATGTTTCAGAAAAGACAGTTGACTGTGCAATAATTTGGAGAGCCGATGCACTTACCTTACCCGAATCAGTAGATATAGTGCCAATCGAAAGTGAATATAATATAATAAAAACCGTACCCATTTCAATATTGGGTACAACAAAAGACTATGATAGTTCAAAATTATTCTACGATTACGTAAATAATGAAGGAAAAGCTATATTCAAAAAACATGGATTTATGGTAATTGAATAG
- a CDS encoding ATP-binding cassette domain-containing protein, whose translation MLSIRNLKKKLSNFEINLENLDIKDNDYFVILGLSGSGKTTILEMIAGYKKPDSGKILLDGEDITNKPLHERKIVLCNGKYLFPHLSVRKNIEYGIKNLKKSERDVKVNKISNLLNISHLLDKNPKKISSGEQQRVALGMALIMEPKIILLDEPLSSLDRLIHEKLLYDLKEIHTSSSVTFIHVTHDFLEAVVLSKNMAIVKNGIIEQSGTLKNIIKNPKNIFVAQFLGVKNILPIGKLKENNTSNTLKTIKNEIENLSENSLIGIFSKDVKILPKNVLVPFNTHNGKIKNIFEEPFNSKITIEFNGVDIISEVSNTKIIKNPFKKGDSINFYIESYSIIGGNF comes from the coding sequence ATGCTTTCGATTAGGAATTTAAAAAAGAAACTTAGTAATTTTGAAATTAACCTTGAAAACTTAGATATCAAAGATAATGATTACTTTGTAATACTTGGTTTAAGTGGTAGCGGTAAAACAACAATTTTAGAAATGATTGCAGGATATAAAAAACCAGATTCCGGTAAAATACTGCTTGATGGTGAAGATATTACGAATAAACCACTTCACGAACGAAAAATTGTTCTTTGTAATGGAAAATATCTTTTCCCCCATCTATCGGTCAGAAAAAACATTGAATACGGCATAAAAAATTTAAAAAAATCTGAAAGAGACGTTAAAGTAAATAAAATTTCTAATCTGTTAAACATTTCACATTTACTCGATAAAAACCCTAAAAAAATAAGTAGTGGCGAACAGCAACGGGTTGCACTTGGAATGGCACTTATAATGGAACCAAAGATAATACTGCTTGATGAACCGCTTTCTTCACTTGATAGGTTAATTCACGAAAAATTACTTTATGATTTAAAGGAAATACATACGTCTTCAAGTGTTACCTTCATTCATGTTACCCATGACTTTTTAGAAGCAGTTGTCCTCTCAAAAAATATGGCAATTGTTAAAAACGGGATAATTGAGCAGTCTGGGACATTAAAAAATATTATTAAAAATCCAAAAAATATATTTGTTGCCCAATTTTTAGGAGTTAAAAATATTTTGCCAATTGGTAAATTAAAAGAGAATAACACTTCAAATACATTAAAAACCATAAAAAATGAAATTGAAAATTTATCTGAAAATTCTTTAATAGGAATATTTTCAAAAGACGTTAAAATCCTACCAAAAAATGTTTTAGTACCATTTAATACACATAATGGAAAAATAAAAAATATTTTTGAAGAACCATTCAATTCCAAAATAACAATTGAATTTAACGGTGTAGACATTATTTCAGAAGTTTCGAATACGAAAATTATCAAAAATCCGTTTAAAAAGGGGGATTCGATAAATTTTTACATTGAATCATATTCAATAATAGGGGGTAATTTTTAA
- a CDS encoding YbjQ family protein: protein MLTTTQDKFEDFEIEKTIGLVRGNTIRTKNIGYDLVASLRTIVGGEIPEYTKMMNESREEAFKRMIQEAQMLGADAVVGLRFGTSSVLPGSAEFLCYGTAVTLKK, encoded by the coding sequence GTGTTAACTACAACTCAGGATAAATTTGAAGATTTTGAAATCGAAAAAACAATTGGCCTTGTGCGTGGAAATACCATTAGGACAAAAAATATTGGCTACGATTTAGTTGCATCGTTAAGAACAATTGTTGGTGGAGAAATTCCCGAATATACAAAAATGATGAATGAATCAAGAGAAGAAGCATTTAAAAGAATGATTCAAGAAGCACAAATGTTAGGTGCTGATGCAGTTGTCGGACTTAGGTTTGGAACTTCTTCAGTACTTCCCGGGTCAGCAGAATTTTTATGTTATGGTACTGCTGTAACACTTAAAAAATAA